In Kordia antarctica, the following proteins share a genomic window:
- a CDS encoding DUF6624 domain-containing protein — MKFIPILFFLCSISCFSQEKLKDTPKNLIVVLDTIWETEQTPIRLRDAAMRSHGAESEEFIKHQIVYKQNHDINEKKVIAILNTYGWPTKEMIGERGNLTLCNVIQHAENETRIKYLPMMRQAVKDKKLEPRFLARAVDRIATETGDLQIYGGQMKYYPETKSFNVWPVFDPANIDKRRAKIGLEPIAEFLKNRFNFEWNLEEQLKRTAAFEKS; from the coding sequence ATGAAATTTATACCAATACTCTTTTTTCTATGTTCGATTTCGTGTTTTAGTCAAGAAAAACTAAAAGATACTCCTAAAAACCTCATCGTAGTTTTAGATACAATTTGGGAAACCGAACAAACTCCTATACGATTGCGAGATGCAGCAATGAGAAGTCACGGTGCAGAATCTGAAGAATTTATAAAGCATCAAATAGTATATAAACAAAACCACGATATCAATGAAAAGAAAGTAATTGCTATTTTAAATACGTATGGTTGGCCAACGAAAGAAATGATTGGCGAACGCGGAAATTTGACACTATGTAACGTTATTCAGCATGCTGAAAATGAAACTAGAATAAAATATCTTCCGATGATGCGCCAAGCAGTAAAAGACAAAAAATTAGAACCTCGTTTTTTGGCTAGAGCAGTAGATAGAATTGCCACCGAAACTGGCGATTTACAAATTTATGGTGGACAAATGAAATATTATCCAGAAACGAAAAGTTTTAATGTTTGGCCAGTTTTTGATCCAGCAAATATTGACAAAAGAAGAGCCAAAATTGGACTTGAACCAATCGCGGAATTTCTTAAAAATAGATTTAACTTTGAATGGAATTTGGAAGAACAACTTAAAAGAACTGCTGCTTTTGAAAAAAGTTGA
- a CDS encoding alpha-2-macroglobulin family protein, whose amino-acid sequence MRNFYVISIFTILCFQLSLAQHNYGKDWQKVENLELKGKLTSANKVVQRIYKRADKEQNTEQIIKSFIYSSKFSLLLKEDAESLIFNQLQKEIDKQSFPTNAILENIYADFLSQYLKKHQYKIRSRSYVKTAVVANDYQIWDIQTFLIEINRHFQNSIQQEKALQQLPVKDYLAFMKGKGNTLPYRSTLYDILAHNMLDFYKNNLPHHYQIRDTITYSKEYFDVNGSFLKIPFKTTTEETLSKFNTLRLFQNLEKLHQNTKDAYVDVVLQRLKFIATHSAESESRNWYAEALVNLANKCANNPNEALLNYEIATEYIYRSQTFQLHNNNATVDIFKTKAQQLATRTIAKYPNSQGSIKCKLLLKEIEKEYLKFTVEEFSVPNKPMLARVELKNIDTLKLKIYKTSKVFKRNHKLYDADSLVKIFAKTHVPFLEKEYILKIPKDYNEHTTEISIPKLPLGKYLIVATNTKNEHDENYLFKHVKTVKTNIAVMKTEYIGKQQYIVADRTSGKPIYKAKIEVWNANGTVKQKLFTNLKGEATIEKRAEEIALNEMITYEKDTLEISGHLDSKRADKNDEDDEYFEARAFILMDRSIYRPGQTIYFKGIALQYKNEITSVVPNVYFEVSIYANRDEIKTFRLKTNEFGSFNESFTLPKNAPTGEYSISIDEDYEYEKDENYNAEEDEHPFWDYVGFTDRNTYFQVEEYKRPRFEVILNPITENYRFNDYVIISGKAKALLGSVVSEANVKYTIKRKGYLKDYTNNDRENFNKTIVVATDTTKTDAKGNFKISFDAIADSNIKKEDLNYHSYTIDIEIIDLNGETQTAEKTIDIGYDDFEFHTIIPSEHSAEKPFNIDIRVLDLNGVPLKATGKLNIYKRENPKRTYVNRPWKMPETYQMQKEVFTEQFPHFTYDKNDEVLSKIEDSLLLSETFDINKNKITTYDFSTWESGTYILEAEATTEFGATREITKTFTIKNKKDTFLKDNRIFKYHILNTDFIEDGFIEIKLLSSFRDTPLQVYIHSFHKTTLEYYTITTLRDGMSIIKIPIQKNYDDQFTIHFSFVKFNTFQTDYYTYSFKSRKKYLNIETVSFRNKLLPGTPETWSFKITDFDNNVQPTELLASMYDESLDQIEKHEWDGYQYYFGENYYSIPNVDAYEGFRSVKTSSYSSFINVTKIPNFRDYIKFDWFGFNLNNTQFNNKHYLMALKYKKKNETQRFGNISGVVTDDTGLPLPGATVLIKGTETGVTTDFDGLYVIKANPEDTLTFSYVGFTTKKIVVGNYKSINAKLEPGNALEAVVIVAYGGATTYGPANNGVITVNGEVISRIPTGSLEQILSGAAAGVSVNTGSGQSGSSATIIIRGTATLQGDVEPLFVVDGVPVSRAVFRNLNQGNITSLSVLKDISATALYGGRGANGVVLITTKYGTTKEIIDGKEVVVGLSEEDIETVETRKDLKETAFFYPNLRTNSEGIVSFTFTSPEALTRWKLQLFAHQKNGAFGNTEKNAVTQKELMVVPNMPRFLREKDTIVIASKIVNIQNKTTKGIASLRLFDAQTMESIDAKVHLAAKNKAFTIDAKGNTNVSWKLYIPEGVDAIQYKVIAKAGNYSDGEESALPVLKNSILITEAKPIWVKAGEEKEVTFSKLANNTSTSLKHHKLTLEYTSNPTWSAIQSLPYLLEYPYECAEQTFARLYANMISGYILQSSPEIKEVFESWKANEQLVSDLEKNSELKTMLLSETPWVRDAASETKKKQRLTQLFDKKTMESLQLEMLLKLEDMQTASGGFPWFSGGKENLYITLHILQTYGHLVKLGAISDEESSVTEIMKDAYSFADNRFLMAYSIQKKSTNKSTFKQQLRYLYTRSMITAKMPISKEVKKVMNFYLDNLQKKWVLLSLEEKAMLALSLERMGKHREAKKIMESLEESAVKTTESGMYWKEITEARYSNSHAVEKQALLIEAFSEITKDDTIVQELQLWLLQQKQTSQWATTKATTKAIYALLLNPTAFVSIKDNTVFTIGTKKIKTKKLDETAKEAGSGYFKTSWNKDEITKDKATIKVSNNSKTVGFGGIYWQYFEELENITQNDEASLQVTKELYVKEKEMLIPLAKRSLKIGDLITVRLTIRNKKDLEFIHLKDMRAAGLEPVNVLSEYKWQDGIGYFESTRDASTNFFFDRVPKGVFILEYEVRVNNIGEFSNGITTIESMYAPEFRSHTKGIRITVAAE is encoded by the coding sequence ATGAGAAATTTTTACGTAATCAGCATTTTTACCATTTTATGTTTTCAATTGAGTCTTGCACAACACAACTACGGAAAAGATTGGCAAAAGGTAGAAAATCTAGAGTTAAAAGGAAAATTAACTTCTGCCAATAAAGTTGTACAACGCATTTATAAAAGAGCTGATAAAGAACAAAATACGGAACAAATTATAAAGAGTTTCATATACAGTTCAAAGTTTTCATTACTGTTAAAGGAAGATGCAGAAAGCTTAATTTTCAATCAATTACAAAAAGAAATAGATAAACAATCGTTTCCTACGAATGCAATTTTAGAAAATATTTATGCCGATTTTCTGTCTCAATATTTAAAAAAACATCAATACAAAATTCGTTCGCGTTCGTATGTAAAAACAGCTGTTGTTGCTAACGATTATCAAATTTGGGATATACAAACGTTTTTAATTGAAATTAATCGTCACTTTCAAAATTCTATTCAACAGGAAAAAGCATTGCAACAACTTCCCGTAAAAGATTATTTGGCGTTTATGAAAGGGAAAGGAAATACGCTTCCATATAGATCAACATTATATGATATTTTAGCGCATAATATGTTGGATTTTTATAAAAACAATCTTCCACATCACTATCAAATTCGTGATACAATTACATATTCTAAAGAATATTTTGACGTCAATGGAAGCTTTTTAAAGATTCCTTTTAAAACGACAACAGAAGAAACTTTATCAAAATTTAACACCTTACGATTGTTTCAAAATCTTGAAAAACTGCATCAAAACACTAAAGATGCATATGTTGATGTTGTATTGCAACGCCTAAAGTTTATTGCTACACATTCCGCCGAAAGTGAATCTCGAAATTGGTATGCTGAAGCATTGGTTAATTTGGCAAATAAGTGTGCAAATAATCCTAATGAAGCGTTGCTGAATTATGAAATTGCAACGGAATACATCTATCGCAGTCAAACATTTCAATTGCATAACAACAACGCAACTGTTGATATTTTTAAAACCAAAGCACAACAACTTGCAACACGCACAATTGCGAAATATCCAAACTCTCAAGGAAGCATTAAATGTAAATTGCTTTTAAAAGAAATTGAAAAAGAGTATTTAAAATTTACGGTGGAAGAATTTAGTGTTCCTAATAAACCAATGTTGGCAAGAGTTGAGTTGAAAAACATAGATACATTAAAACTCAAAATATATAAAACCTCAAAAGTTTTCAAACGAAATCATAAACTATACGATGCAGATTCTTTGGTAAAAATATTCGCAAAAACACATGTACCTTTTCTTGAAAAAGAATATATCCTAAAAATTCCAAAAGATTATAATGAACATACAACGGAAATTAGTATTCCAAAACTTCCACTTGGAAAATACTTGATTGTAGCTACAAATACAAAAAATGAACATGACGAAAACTATCTGTTCAAACATGTAAAAACTGTGAAAACCAATATTGCAGTTATGAAAACTGAATACATTGGGAAACAACAATATATTGTAGCTGATAGAACTTCGGGCAAACCAATTTACAAAGCAAAAATTGAAGTCTGGAACGCCAACGGAACTGTAAAACAGAAACTATTTACAAACTTAAAAGGAGAAGCAACTATTGAAAAAAGAGCAGAAGAAATTGCTCTAAATGAAATGATTACATATGAAAAAGATACGCTGGAAATTAGCGGACATTTAGATAGCAAACGTGCAGACAAAAACGATGAAGATGATGAATATTTTGAAGCACGTGCGTTTATACTTATGGACAGAAGTATATATCGTCCTGGGCAAACCATTTATTTTAAAGGAATTGCATTGCAATACAAAAATGAAATAACTAGTGTTGTTCCAAATGTATATTTTGAAGTTTCTATATATGCTAATCGTGATGAAATAAAAACATTCAGACTTAAAACGAATGAATTTGGTTCGTTTAACGAATCGTTTACACTTCCTAAAAATGCGCCTACTGGCGAATATTCTATTTCAATAGATGAAGATTATGAGTATGAAAAGGATGAGAATTATAACGCTGAAGAAGACGAACATCCGTTTTGGGATTATGTTGGCTTTACTGATAGAAATACTTATTTTCAAGTAGAAGAATATAAACGTCCGCGATTTGAAGTAATCCTAAATCCGATTACTGAAAACTATAGATTTAACGATTATGTTATTATCAGCGGAAAAGCAAAAGCATTATTGGGCAGTGTTGTTTCGGAAGCAAACGTAAAATATACTATCAAACGAAAAGGATATTTAAAGGATTATACGAATAACGATCGTGAAAATTTCAATAAAACTATTGTGGTTGCAACCGATACTACAAAAACAGATGCCAAAGGAAACTTCAAAATTTCTTTTGATGCAATTGCTGATTCAAACATAAAAAAAGAAGACTTAAATTATCATTCCTATACTATTGATATAGAGATAATTGATTTGAATGGCGAAACACAAACTGCCGAAAAAACAATTGATATTGGCTATGATGATTTTGAATTTCACACAATTATTCCTTCAGAACATTCCGCAGAAAAACCATTCAACATAGATATCCGAGTGTTAGATTTAAACGGTGTTCCTCTAAAAGCAACAGGGAAACTGAACATTTACAAACGTGAAAATCCCAAACGCACTTACGTAAACCGACCTTGGAAAATGCCCGAAACATATCAAATGCAAAAAGAAGTATTTACGGAACAATTTCCACATTTTACCTATGACAAAAACGATGAAGTGCTATCAAAAATAGAAGACAGTTTATTACTTTCTGAAACGTTTGACATCAACAAAAATAAAATAACAACCTACGATTTTAGCACTTGGGAATCTGGCACATATATTTTAGAAGCGGAGGCAACAACCGAATTTGGTGCTACAAGAGAAATCACCAAAACGTTTACTATAAAAAATAAAAAAGACACTTTTCTCAAAGACAACAGGATCTTCAAATATCACATTCTAAATACCGATTTTATTGAAGATGGCTTTATAGAAATAAAATTACTTTCAAGCTTTCGCGATACTCCGCTTCAAGTTTATATACATAGTTTTCACAAAACAACATTAGAATATTACACAATTACAACCTTGCGAGACGGAATGTCAATCATCAAAATTCCGATTCAAAAAAATTACGACGATCAATTTACTATACATTTTAGTTTTGTGAAATTCAATACGTTTCAGACGGATTATTACACATATAGTTTTAAAAGTAGAAAGAAATATCTAAACATTGAAACGGTAAGTTTTCGCAACAAACTCTTGCCTGGAACACCAGAAACATGGAGTTTTAAAATCACCGATTTTGACAATAACGTGCAACCAACCGAATTACTTGCTTCTATGTACGACGAATCTCTCGATCAAATTGAAAAGCATGAATGGGACGGTTATCAATATTACTTTGGCGAAAACTATTATTCCATCCCAAATGTTGATGCGTATGAAGGTTTCAGAAGTGTAAAAACTTCAAGTTACAGTAGCTTTATTAATGTAACTAAAATTCCCAACTTCAGAGATTATATAAAATTTGATTGGTTTGGATTCAACCTAAACAATACACAATTCAACAACAAACACTATTTAATGGCCTTGAAATATAAAAAGAAGAATGAAACACAACGGTTTGGCAATATAAGTGGCGTTGTCACTGATGATACAGGATTACCTTTGCCTGGCGCAACTGTTCTAATAAAAGGAACTGAAACTGGTGTTACTACTGATTTTGATGGTTTGTATGTTATAAAAGCAAACCCAGAAGACACATTGACATTTAGTTATGTTGGTTTCACAACTAAAAAAATTGTTGTTGGCAATTACAAAAGTATCAATGCTAAATTAGAACCTGGCAATGCATTGGAAGCAGTTGTAATTGTTGCGTATGGCGGCGCTACAACGTACGGTCCTGCAAATAATGGCGTAATTACTGTAAATGGCGAAGTTATAAGTAGAATTCCAACTGGTTCACTTGAGCAAATCCTTTCTGGAGCAGCGGCTGGCGTAAGTGTAAATACAGGAAGTGGACAATCTGGAAGCAGTGCAACTATTATAATTAGAGGAACCGCTACTTTGCAAGGCGATGTAGAACCATTATTTGTAGTCGATGGAGTTCCTGTGAGTCGGGCAGTTTTTAGAAATCTGAATCAAGGAAATATCACATCATTGAGTGTTTTAAAAGATATTTCGGCAACTGCGTTGTATGGAGGTAGAGGCGCAAATGGCGTTGTTCTCATTACTACAAAATACGGAACTACCAAAGAAATTATTGATGGCAAAGAAGTTGTTGTAGGACTTTCAGAAGAAGATATTGAAACCGTAGAAACGCGAAAAGACTTAAAGGAAACTGCCTTTTTCTATCCAAACTTACGTACAAATTCAGAAGGAATTGTTTCGTTTACCTTTACTTCTCCAGAAGCATTAACTCGCTGGAAACTTCAACTATTTGCACATCAAAAAAATGGTGCTTTTGGCAATACTGAAAAAAATGCAGTAACACAAAAAGAACTCATGGTTGTGCCAAATATGCCACGTTTTTTACGTGAAAAAGATACGATTGTCATAGCTTCTAAAATTGTAAATATTCAAAATAAAACTACGAAAGGAATTGCTTCACTTCGGTTATTCGATGCGCAAACAATGGAATCGATTGATGCAAAAGTGCATTTGGCAGCTAAAAATAAAGCATTTACTATTGACGCAAAAGGCAATACAAATGTATCATGGAAACTCTATATTCCTGAAGGTGTAGATGCTATTCAGTATAAAGTTATCGCTAAAGCGGGAAATTACTCAGATGGAGAAGAAAGTGCATTGCCAGTATTGAAAAATAGTATTCTCATCACCGAAGCAAAACCGATTTGGGTAAAAGCTGGAGAAGAAAAAGAAGTAACATTTAGCAAACTTGCCAACAACACAAGTACAAGTTTGAAACATCACAAATTGACGCTGGAATATACATCGAATCCGACTTGGAGCGCGATTCAATCATTGCCATATTTACTAGAATATCCGTATGAATGTGCCGAACAAACCTTCGCACGTTTATATGCCAATATGATTTCAGGATATATTTTGCAAAGTTCTCCCGAAATAAAAGAAGTCTTTGAATCGTGGAAAGCAAACGAACAATTAGTATCTGATTTAGAAAAAAACTCCGAATTAAAAACAATGCTACTTTCTGAAACTCCTTGGGTTCGTGATGCAGCTTCAGAAACGAAAAAGAAACAACGGTTGACACAATTATTTGACAAAAAAACAATGGAGAGTTTGCAATTGGAAATGTTGCTAAAATTAGAAGATATGCAAACTGCATCTGGCGGATTTCCTTGGTTTTCTGGCGGAAAAGAAAATCTGTACATCACACTTCATATTTTACAAACGTATGGACATTTAGTAAAATTAGGTGCTATTTCTGATGAAGAATCAAGCGTAACAGAAATCATGAAAGATGCGTACTCGTTTGCGGATAATCGTTTCTTAATGGCATATTCCATCCAAAAAAAATCAACAAATAAAAGCACATTCAAACAACAATTGCGCTATTTATATACGCGAAGTATGATAACAGCAAAAATGCCTATTTCTAAGGAAGTAAAAAAAGTAATGAATTTCTACTTAGATAATTTACAGAAAAAATGGGTTTTATTATCATTAGAAGAAAAAGCAATGTTGGCACTTTCGTTGGAACGAATGGGAAAACACCGAGAAGCTAAAAAAATTATGGAATCGTTGGAAGAATCTGCTGTAAAAACTACCGAATCTGGCATGTATTGGAAAGAAATTACAGAAGCGCGGTATTCCAATTCGCATGCAGTAGAAAAGCAAGCATTATTGATTGAAGCCTTTTCAGAAATTACAAAAGATGATACAATTGTGCAAGAATTACAATTATGGTTATTGCAACAAAAACAAACGTCGCAATGGGCAACTACGAAAGCCACGACAAAAGCGATTTATGCATTATTGTTGAATCCGACAGCATTTGTTTCTATCAAAGACAATACAGTTTTCACTATTGGAACTAAAAAAATCAAAACTAAAAAACTAGACGAAACTGCCAAAGAAGCAGGTTCAGGTTATTTTAAGACTTCTTGGAACAAAGATGAAATTACAAAAGATAAAGCAACGATAAAGGTTTCAAACAATAGTAAAACGGTTGGTTTTGGCGGCATTTATTGGCAGTATTTTGAAGAATTGGAAAACATTACACAAAATGATGAAGCTTCGTTACAAGTTACAAAAGAGTTATATGTAAAAGAAAAAGAAATGTTGATTCCACTTGCGAAACGTTCGTTGAAAATTGGCGATCTTATCACAGTTCGATTAACAATTAGAAACAAAAAAGACCTCGAATTTATTCACTTAAAAGATATGCGTGCAGCTGGTTTAGAACCTGTAAATGTATTGTCTGAATATAAATGGCAAGACGGAATTGGGTATTTTGAAAGTACACGCGATGCAAGTACAAATTTCTTTTTTGATAGAGTTCCGAAAGGAGTTTTCATCTTAGAATATGAAGTTCGCGTCAATAATATTGGAGAGTTCTCCAACGGAATTACCACGATTGAAAGTATGTATGCGCCCGAATTTAGAAGTCATACCAAAGGAATTCGGATAACAGTAGCTGCTGAGTAA
- a CDS encoding T9SS type A sorting domain-containing protein, translating into MKKLLLILTLCITASSYAQIINFPDANFKAKLLAAESGNGIAYGTSGGSFKLDANDDGEIEVSEALLVGTLHLRSSNISDLTGLESFANIRTLNCDYNNLTILDLSALNNIEKVNANNNSLTSVTIAGSASLEYINLNTNQLTSIYLNGLPNLGALSINDNQITTLDAQVLTEAYRLDCKGNLLTSLDVSNLSSLILLRCDNNLLESLNIKNGNFRQTGWSFSGNPTLKYICADPELFTIVENKITEYGYTDCYVNSLCSYVSGQSFYSITGAILFDEEADGCDMNDAVSPNLEFTLYNGSNTGTAFSDATGNYHFDIQDGNYTVTPVPINPTYFTISPASVTVNFPADPAPNTQDFCVTPNGVYNDLAIEFGSSGVAAFTNTSYPISDDYPIALADNDLSFSFRIFYQNKGTTTQSGTLNYGFDNAEITMVTTTPVATNQTSNSLSWNFTDLRPFETREILVVLEFTGQGMHNFFHTATVTPSETEFTPSDNTISLTHEVFCCLLSTPESSFSDYFTMYPNPTKNTLNLKLKKNIAISSFTVYNMFGQKVKTIPYRNTELTSIDVTDLKTGQYFIRIATDKTVLTARFIKE; encoded by the coding sequence ATGAAAAAATTACTACTCATCCTTACGTTATGTATTACTGCATCTTCCTATGCGCAAATCATTAATTTCCCAGATGCTAATTTTAAAGCTAAGTTATTAGCTGCAGAGTCTGGCAACGGAATAGCATATGGAACTAGCGGAGGTTCGTTTAAGTTAGACGCTAATGATGATGGAGAAATTGAAGTTTCTGAAGCTTTATTAGTTGGGACGCTTCATTTAAGAAGTTCGAATATTTCTGACCTAACTGGTTTAGAATCTTTTGCAAATATTCGCACATTAAATTGTGATTATAATAATTTAACAATACTTGATTTATCAGCATTAAACAACATAGAAAAAGTAAACGCCAATAATAATAGCTTGACAAGTGTTACTATTGCTGGATCTGCAAGTTTGGAATATATCAATCTTAATACGAATCAATTAACGAGTATATATCTTAATGGATTGCCCAATTTAGGCGCGTTGTCTATAAATGACAATCAAATTACCACTTTGGATGCGCAAGTTTTAACGGAAGCTTATCGTCTAGACTGTAAAGGAAACTTATTGACAAGTTTAGATGTTAGTAATTTATCTTCACTTATATTACTTAGATGTGATAATAACTTGCTTGAATCATTAAATATAAAAAATGGAAATTTTCGGCAAACTGGATGGAGTTTTTCCGGGAATCCTACATTAAAATATATTTGCGCCGATCCGGAACTATTTACAATTGTAGAAAATAAAATAACTGAATACGGATATACTGATTGCTATGTAAACTCTTTGTGTTCCTATGTTTCTGGGCAAAGTTTTTATTCCATTACTGGAGCTATTCTATTTGATGAAGAAGCTGATGGTTGTGACATGAATGACGCAGTATCTCCAAATTTAGAGTTTACACTTTATAATGGTTCAAATACAGGAACTGCATTTTCTGATGCAACAGGAAACTATCATTTTGACATTCAAGATGGAAATTATACCGTAACACCAGTTCCAATTAATCCAACATATTTTACGATATCTCCAGCTTCCGTAACGGTAAATTTTCCTGCTGATCCAGCTCCTAATACCCAAGATTTTTGTGTGACTCCAAACGGAGTTTATAACGATTTAGCAATAGAATTTGGATCTTCTGGCGTTGCAGCCTTTACAAATACTTCATATCCTATAAGTGATGATTATCCTATTGCACTGGCTGATAATGATTTGTCATTTTCTTTTCGGATTTTTTATCAAAACAAAGGAACTACCACACAATCGGGAACGCTCAATTACGGATTTGATAATGCAGAAATAACAATGGTGACTACAACTCCTGTTGCTACGAATCAAACTAGCAATTCGTTATCATGGAATTTTACAGATTTGAGACCTTTTGAAACTCGCGAAATTCTAGTTGTTTTAGAGTTTACTGGTCAAGGAATGCATAATTTTTTCCATACAGCAACAGTTACACCTTCAGAAACAGAATTTACACCTTCGGATAATACAATTTCATTAACACATGAAGTTTTCTGTTGTTTATTAAGTACTCCAGAATCTTCTTTTAGTGACTATTTTACGATGTATCCAAATCCGACTAAAAACACATTAAACTTGAAACTTAAGAAGAACATTGCAATATCATCATTTACGGTTTACAATATGTTTGGACAGAAAGTTAAAACAATCCCATACAGAAATACAGAGCTTACGTCTATTGATGTCACAGATTTGAAAACAGGTCAATATTTTATTAGAATCGCAACCGATAAAACAGTGCTTACCGCACGTTTTATAAAGGAATGA
- a CDS encoding VOC family protein, which produces MKSDNIKSIRAFIGAKNFEVSRSFYRDLGFEELSVLHNMSYFKLGDFGFYLQDAYVKDWIENTMIFLEVDDLKQHLEAIKKLHLDQKYENVRITEITYNDWGNEFFIYDPSGILWHIGEFVK; this is translated from the coding sequence ATGAAAAGTGATAACATAAAATCAATTAGAGCTTTTATTGGCGCAAAGAATTTCGAAGTTTCTCGAAGTTTTTATCGCGATTTGGGTTTTGAAGAACTTTCCGTTTTGCACAATATGTCCTATTTTAAATTGGGCGATTTTGGCTTTTATTTGCAAGATGCATATGTAAAAGATTGGATTGAAAACACGATGATTTTCTTGGAAGTGGATGATTTAAAACAACATTTAGAAGCCATCAAAAAATTACATCTAGACCAGAAATATGAAAACGTACGTATCACAGAAATTACTTATAACGATTGGGGAAATGAATTTTTTATCTACGATCCGTCAGGGATTTTGTGGCATATTGGTGAGTTTGTGAAATAA
- a CDS encoding carboxypeptidase-like regulatory domain-containing protein, with protein sequence MKSTLLFYLFFSLSICCFAQMNSVTGTIYDEDKNILADANVIVKNSKEGTITDKKGQFTLDVTPKDTLEISYLGFETKEIVVGDQKEITIILKSEWEKLDASIIVAEDYNRTIRCGFSWKVIYIEEEYNHVIIGTLFPNPSTNGLFQLQLDKTYTNIQIEVFNMNGQLIQTSTYTKLSKIPQIDLSTQAKGVYLIRTIVDGELLETKKAVKA encoded by the coding sequence ATGAAATCAACTTTACTATTTTACTTATTTTTCAGCCTTTCTATTTGTTGCTTTGCACAGATGAACTCAGTAACAGGAACTATTTATGACGAAGATAAAAATATTCTCGCTGATGCGAATGTGATTGTGAAAAACTCCAAAGAAGGCACAATTACAGACAAAAAAGGTCAGTTCACGCTTGACGTAACTCCAAAAGATACTTTAGAAATTTCTTATCTCGGATTTGAAACGAAGGAAATTGTAGTTGGTGACCAAAAAGAGATTACAATTATTCTAAAATCTGAATGGGAAAAGTTGGATGCTTCAATTATTGTTGCTGAAGATTATAATAGAACAATAAGATGTGGTTTTAGTTGGAAAGTCATTTATATAGAAGAGGAATACAATCATGTAATTATAGGTACACTCTTCCCAAATCCTTCTACAAACGGATTATTTCAGCTACAGCTGGATAAAACATATACGAATATTCAAATTGAAGTTTTCAATATGAACGGACAATTGATCCAAACCTCAACATACACGAAACTTTCAAAAATTCCACAAATTGATTTGTCAACTCAAGCAAAAGGAGTCTATTTGATTCGCACGATTGTTGATGGAGAATTGTTGGAAACTAAGAAAGCTGTGAAAGCTTAA
- a CDS encoding Type 1 glutamine amidotransferase-like domain-containing protein, with translation MKPTLFTYGGQVNKGFVQYTAKLTGKKKPKICFLPTATGDALWYINYWYELCHDLEVEPHVLKVWISTSSQDWEFEDLLLEMDAIIVGGGNTLNLMTLLKAHEIDKTFKKAYDKGIVLAGGSAGSICWFNGGFSDSRPKKLTFVEGFNFLPFSNCPHYHSDASRRPLFHSNIQKGILTDGYACDDLSGIVFENGKVAKVMSLDEHNHSYYVYKKDGEVVEERLKSEIF, from the coding sequence ATGAAACCAACTCTATTCACATACGGCGGACAAGTCAATAAAGGATTTGTACAATATACAGCCAAACTCACAGGAAAGAAAAAACCGAAAATTTGCTTCTTGCCAACCGCAACAGGCGATGCACTTTGGTATATAAACTATTGGTACGAGTTGTGTCACGATTTGGAAGTTGAACCACATGTATTGAAAGTTTGGATTAGCACTAGTTCGCAAGATTGGGAATTTGAAGATCTATTGTTAGAAATGGACGCAATTATTGTCGGTGGCGGAAATACCTTAAACCTAATGACACTTCTAAAAGCGCACGAAATTGATAAAACATTCAAAAAAGCATACGATAAAGGAATTGTATTAGCTGGCGGAAGCGCAGGTTCGATATGTTGGTTCAATGGTGGATTTTCAGATTCTCGACCTAAAAAATTGACTTTTGTCGAAGGTTTCAATTTTTTACCATTTAGTAACTGTCCGCATTACCATTCGGATGCTTCGCGTCGTCCGTTATTTCATAGTAACATTCAAAAAGGAATCTTAACAGACGGTTATGCCTGTGATGATTTATCAGGAATCGTATTCGAAAACGGAAAAGTTGCCAAAGTTATGTCTTTAGATGAACACAATCATTCGTATTATGTATATAAAAAAGACGGCGAAGTTGTGGAAGAACGCTTAAAATCGGAGATTTTCTAG